The proteins below come from a single Cottoperca gobio chromosome 11, fCotGob3.1, whole genome shotgun sequence genomic window:
- the tmem42b gene encoding transmembrane protein 42: MFPGVFYALLAGFLGAVASSSAKLSLGADYLKGVCETGLRTWGEQRKFRQADETTACDRLHIPLRLLCGGLLFTCNAVMWTFLAKALRYSSSSTQTTVTTTASNFISSAFLGQLIFGEAQITLWWVGISLTFSGLLVLQRVSPQDGQHDAGTKDE; encoded by the exons ATGTTCCCGGGAGTTTTCTATGCACTGCTGGCGGGTTTCCTCGGAGCCGTGGCCTCATCGTCGGCCAAACTGTCCCTCGGAGCCGACTACCTGAAGGGAGTCTGTGAAACCGGACTCCGGACGTGGGGAGAGCAGCGGAAATTTAGACAAGCGGATGAAACTACCGCCTGCGACCGG CTCCATATCCCCCTGAGGCTGCTATGTGGCGGGCTGCTCTTCACCTGCAATGCTGTGATGTGGACCTTCCTTGCCAAAGCACTCAGgtactcctcttcctccacccaAACCACTGTGACCACCACCGCCTCCAACTTCATATCTTCC GCTTTCCTGGGCCAGCTTATCTTTGGTGAAGCCCAGATAACGTTGTGGTGGGTTGGGATCTCCCTCACCTTCTCTGGTCTGTTGGTACTGCAGAGGGTTTCACCGCAGGATGGACAACATGACGCAGGCACCAAGGACGAATAA